One Catharus ustulatus isolate bCatUst1 chromosome 2, bCatUst1.pri.v2, whole genome shotgun sequence genomic window carries:
- the LOC116992382 gene encoding cystathionine beta-synthase-like protein isoform X1 — MEKFVSERPVPVSKNGIPTLPSQKKPDTNSCPHAPARYVNSGGVDTESCKANEKERQWIRPDTPSKCTWKLGKPLSASPHHHTTLPEPPKILPSILNKVGNTPMVRINKIGKHFGLKCELLAKCEFFNAGGSVKDRISLRMVEDAERAGILKPGDTIIEPTSGNTGIGLALAAAVKGYRCIIVMPEKMSMEKVDVLRALGAEIVRTPTTARFDSPESHVGVAWRLKNEIPNAHILDQYRNASNPLTHYDTTAEEILQQCDGKVDMVVATAGTGGTITGISRKLKEKCPGCKIIGVDPEGSILAEPEELNKTDKTMYEVEGIGYDFVPTVLDRSTVDQWYKSNDEESFALARMMIREEGLLCGGSSGSAMSVAVKAAKELKEGQRCVVICPDSIRNYMSKFLSDKWMIQKGFMKEEDLGNKPWWWNISIQELSLSAPLTVLPTVTCAKTVEILREKGFDQVPVVDESGVILGMVTLGNMLSSLLVGKVKPSDEVRKVIYKQFQQINLKDNLGKLSHILEIDHFALVVHEQIQYHTDGSSSKRQMVFGIVTAIDLLNFVTARERERKSI; from the exons ATGGAGAAGTTCGTATCAGAAAGGCCTGTTCCTGTGTCCAAG AATGGAATCCCTACTCTTCCTTCCCAGAAGAAGCCAGATACAAACTCATGCCCTCATGCACCTGCTAGATATGTGAACTCTGGTGGGGTGGACACTGAGAGCTGCAAGGCTAACGAGAAGGAGAGGCAGTGGATCCGCCCTGATACACCCAGCAAGTGCACCTGGAAGCTTGGGAAACCCCTCTCTGCCTCCCCCCATCATCACACCACCCT GCCAGAGCCTCCAAAGATCCTGCCAAGCATCCTGAATAAAGTTGGCAATACACCTATGGTGCGGATCAACAAGATTGGGAAGCACTTTGGGCTCAAGTGTGAACTCT TGGCCAAGTGTGAGTTCTTCAACGCCGGGGGCAGCGTGAAGGACCGCATCAGCCTGAGGATGGTGGAGGATGCTGAGAGGGCTGGCATCCTGAAGCCTGGGGACACCATCATAGAACCAACCTCTGGCAACACAG GGATCGGGCTGGCGCTGGCGGCCGCGGTGAAGGGTTACCGCTGCATCATCGTCATGCCAGAGAAAATGAGCATGGAGAAG GTTGATGTCCTgagagctctgggtgctgagATTGTGAGGACCCCAACTACAGCCAGATTTGATTCTCCTGAATCTCACGTGGGAGTGGCCTGGAGGTTGAAGAATGAAATTCCCAACGCACACATCCTGGACCAG TACCGCAATGCCAGCAACCCCCTGACCCACTATGACACCACAGCTGAGGAGATCCTGCAGCAGTGTGATG GAAAGGTGGACATGGTGGTGGCCACGGCTGGCACAGGGGGTACCATCACTGGCATCTCCAGAAAGCTGAAGGAGAAGTGCCCAGGGTGCAAA ATCATAGGTGTGGATCCTGAAGGCTCCATCCTTGCTGAACCAGAAGAACTGAACAAGACTGACAAGACAATGTATGAAGTGGAAGGAATTGGATATGATTTTGTCCCCACAGTGCTGGACAGATCT aCAGTGGACCAGTGGTACAAGAGCAATGATGAGGAGTCCTTTGCCTTGGCACGGATGATGATCCGCGAGGAGGGGCTGCTGTGTG GTGGCAGCTCGGGCAGTGCCATGTCTGTGGCTGTGAAGGCAGCCAAGGAGCTGAAGGAGGGTCAGCGCTGCGTTGTCATCTGCCCCGACTCCATCAGGAACTACAT GTCCAAGTTCTTGAGTGACAAATGGATGATTCAGAAAGGGTTCATGAAAGAAGAAGACCTTGGTAACAAACCTTG GTGGTGGAACATCAGTATCCAGGAGCTGAGCCTCTCTGCCCCCCTGACTGTGCTGCccactgtcacctgtgccaAGACTGTGGAAATTCTCCGGGAGAAGGGATTCGACCAGGTACCAGTTGTTGATGAATCTGG GGTGATCCTGGGCATGGTTACCCTGGGTAACATGCTTTCCTCACTGCTTGTTGGAAAAGTTAAACCTTCTGATGAAGTCAGAAAAGTAATCTACAAGCAATTTCAACAG ATTAACCTGAAAGACAACTTGGGGAAGCTCTCTCACATCCTGGAAATAGATCACTTTGCTCTGGTGGTTCATGAACAAATTCAAT ACCACACGGATGGCTCCTCCAGCAAGAGGCAGATGGTGTTTGGCATCGTCACAGCCATCGACCTCCTGAACTTTGTGACCGCGCGGGAGCGGGAGAGGAAATCCATCTAA
- the LOC116992382 gene encoding cystathionine beta-synthase-like isoform X2 codes for MEKFVSERPVPVSKNGIPTLPSQKKPDTNSCPHAPARYVNSGGVDTESCKANEKERQWIRPDTPSKCTWKLGKPLSASPHHHTTLPEPPKILPSILNKVGNTPMVRINKIGKHFGLKCELLAKCEFFNAGGSVKDRISLRMVEDAERAGILKPGDTIIEPTSGNTGIGLALAAAVKGYRCIIVMPEKMSMEKVDVLRALGAEIVRTPTTARFDSPESHVGVAWRLKNEIPNAHILDQYRNASNPLTHYDTTAEEILQQCDGKVDMVVATAGTGGTITGISRKLKEKCPGCKIIGVDPEGSILAEPEELNKTDKTMYEVEGIGYDFVPTVLDRSTVDQWYKSNDEESFALARMMIREEGLLCGGSSGSAMSVAVKAAKELKEGQRCVVICPDSIRNYMSKFLSDKWMIQKGFMKEEDLGNKPWWWNISIQELSLSAPLTVLPTVTCAKTVEILREKGFDQGDPGHGYPG; via the exons ATGGAGAAGTTCGTATCAGAAAGGCCTGTTCCTGTGTCCAAG AATGGAATCCCTACTCTTCCTTCCCAGAAGAAGCCAGATACAAACTCATGCCCTCATGCACCTGCTAGATATGTGAACTCTGGTGGGGTGGACACTGAGAGCTGCAAGGCTAACGAGAAGGAGAGGCAGTGGATCCGCCCTGATACACCCAGCAAGTGCACCTGGAAGCTTGGGAAACCCCTCTCTGCCTCCCCCCATCATCACACCACCCT GCCAGAGCCTCCAAAGATCCTGCCAAGCATCCTGAATAAAGTTGGCAATACACCTATGGTGCGGATCAACAAGATTGGGAAGCACTTTGGGCTCAAGTGTGAACTCT TGGCCAAGTGTGAGTTCTTCAACGCCGGGGGCAGCGTGAAGGACCGCATCAGCCTGAGGATGGTGGAGGATGCTGAGAGGGCTGGCATCCTGAAGCCTGGGGACACCATCATAGAACCAACCTCTGGCAACACAG GGATCGGGCTGGCGCTGGCGGCCGCGGTGAAGGGTTACCGCTGCATCATCGTCATGCCAGAGAAAATGAGCATGGAGAAG GTTGATGTCCTgagagctctgggtgctgagATTGTGAGGACCCCAACTACAGCCAGATTTGATTCTCCTGAATCTCACGTGGGAGTGGCCTGGAGGTTGAAGAATGAAATTCCCAACGCACACATCCTGGACCAG TACCGCAATGCCAGCAACCCCCTGACCCACTATGACACCACAGCTGAGGAGATCCTGCAGCAGTGTGATG GAAAGGTGGACATGGTGGTGGCCACGGCTGGCACAGGGGGTACCATCACTGGCATCTCCAGAAAGCTGAAGGAGAAGTGCCCAGGGTGCAAA ATCATAGGTGTGGATCCTGAAGGCTCCATCCTTGCTGAACCAGAAGAACTGAACAAGACTGACAAGACAATGTATGAAGTGGAAGGAATTGGATATGATTTTGTCCCCACAGTGCTGGACAGATCT aCAGTGGACCAGTGGTACAAGAGCAATGATGAGGAGTCCTTTGCCTTGGCACGGATGATGATCCGCGAGGAGGGGCTGCTGTGTG GTGGCAGCTCGGGCAGTGCCATGTCTGTGGCTGTGAAGGCAGCCAAGGAGCTGAAGGAGGGTCAGCGCTGCGTTGTCATCTGCCCCGACTCCATCAGGAACTACAT GTCCAAGTTCTTGAGTGACAAATGGATGATTCAGAAAGGGTTCATGAAAGAAGAAGACCTTGGTAACAAACCTTG GTGGTGGAACATCAGTATCCAGGAGCTGAGCCTCTCTGCCCCCCTGACTGTGCTGCccactgtcacctgtgccaAGACTGTGGAAATTCTCCGGGAGAAGGGATTCGACCAG GGTGATCCTGGGCATGGTTACCCTGGGTAA
- the U2AF1 gene encoding splicing factor U2AF 35 kDa subunit isoform X5, translated as MQEHYDEFFEEVFTEMEEKYGEVEEMNVCDNLGDHLVGNVYVKFRREEDAEKAVIDLNNRWFNGQPIHAELSPVTDFREACCRQYEMGECTRGGFCNFMHLKPISRELRRELYGRRRKKHRSRSRSRERRSRSRDRGRGGGGGGGGRERDRRRSRDRERSGRF; from the exons ATGCAGGAACATTATGATGAGTTCTTTGAG GAGGTCTTCACAGAAATGGAGGAGAAATACGGCGAAGTTGAGGAGATGAACGTTTGTGACAACCTTGGAGACCATCTAGTTGGAAATGTATATGTAAAG TTCCGCCGTGAAGAGGATGCAGAGAAGGCCGTGATTGACCTGAACAATCGCTGGTTTAACGGGCAGCCCATCCATGCCGAGCTCTCCCCTGTGACTGACTTCAGAGAGGCCTGCTGCCGTCAGTATGAGATGGG GGAGTGTACACGAGGAGGTTTCTGCAACTTTATGCATTTGAAGCCCATTTCTCGAGAGTTAAGGCGCGAGTTGTATGGGCGGCGTCGTAAAAA GCATAGATCCAGGTCGAGGTCCCGTGAACGCCGGTCTAGATCCAGAGATCGCGGCCGTggaggcggaggaggaggaggcggccgCGAGCGGGACAGGAGGCGGTCAAGAGATCGTGAACGATCCGGTCGATTCTGA